A window of Cryptomeria japonica chromosome 3, Sugi_1.0, whole genome shotgun sequence contains these coding sequences:
- the LOC131074357 gene encoding uncharacterized protein LOC131074357, giving the protein MSDSHIVKVSFGIFTPEEGFDMDDAIAHVTKVAAEIEQSSNINVAILKCLHHSWVAVFAVEAKTVHESATINLPQAAAFTRGLNCPVRILESGWFQQTSQQTRKDLPFAQISLGDIVSIRSMKCTSWEKQDTLSYSCLAILRAYFDRFRGLISCSFYDSMNGKQIIGIVVWDSIESALFVAKHPESNPALPYWEQLGAQELKYRVYQVVYVTRKDPVQASSLPSFQI; this is encoded by the exons ATGAGCGACAGTCACATTGTGAAAGTTTCATTTGGCATATTCACCCCTGAGGAGGGGTTTGATATGGACGATGCAATTGCCCATGTCACCAAGGTAGCAGCTGAGATTGAGCAGAGCAGTAACATCAACGTGGCCATTCTCAAGTGTCTCCACCATTCCTGG GTGGCAGTTTTTGCAGTTGAAGCAAAAACTGTACACGAATCAGCTACAATAAATTTACCTCAG GCTGCTGCCTTCACCAGGGGACTAAACTGTCCAGTGAGAATACTCGAGTCCGGGTGGTTTCAACAAACTTCCCAGCAAACAAGAAAAGACCTTCCCTTCGCACAGATTTCCCTGGGAGACATAGTGAGTATACGTTCCATGAAGTGCACGAGCTGGGAGAAACAGGACACACTCTCATACTCCTGCCTCGCCATTCTCAGAGCCTATTTCGACCGCTTCAGAGGCTTAATTTCTTGCTCATTCTATGATTCCATGAATGGGAAGCAGATAATCGGTATAGTAGTATGGGATAGCATTGAATCTGCACTTTTTGTGGCAAAACATCCCGAGTCCAATCCTGCACTACCATATTGGGAGCAACTTGGTGCCCAAGAACTCAAGTATCGTGTTTATCAGGTTGTGTATGTTACTCGCAAAGATCCAGTCCAAGCTTCATCATTACCTAGCTTTCAGATATAA